A window of Cryptomeria japonica chromosome 3, Sugi_1.0, whole genome shotgun sequence contains these coding sequences:
- the LOC131033077 gene encoding uncharacterized protein LOC131033077, whose protein sequence is MAAPKASGSSTQQGLIKGDQKNDDLETRIISKWSNIGDTNVGNLNVKKFREAPYIGKPSLVAKKIIESGIIKAAGFPFAVRCHELMIECARHYDSNSRAIVAKAGTILAHLSEGAISEVFHLPEQRDMIYKSLEGAKSIYKDDPDTCINFINKNWLLKSRSRLNKIPNMPHRIDFQEEFEDLITMLNQIVGASQAFFFDRWMFLFIQVIVQGKGMFNWARIISNNLDVQLKRLVPTKSFHMSSYVIYSLARCFEYAGLPHRGVVGRGPREIIVCDSYAQLHHPPKSYYKLVNDTFTMHVTRTLQGGMHHRYL, encoded by the coding sequence ATGGCGGCTCCCAAAGCAAGTGGATCCTCTACCCAACAGGGTCTCATTAAAGGAGATCAAAAGAATGACGACTTGGAGACAAGGATCATATCgaaatggagcaatattggagacacCAACGTAGGAAAcctcaatgtgaagaagtttcgagaagcaccctacattggcaagccatcgctcgtagccaagaagataattgagagtgggatCATCAAGGCCGCAGGCTTCCCTTTCGCAGTCAgatgtcatgagctgatgatcgaatgCGCTAGGCACTATGATTCAAATTCAAGGGCAATTGTAGCCAAAGCTGGAACTATCCTCGCCCATCTCTCAGAAGGAGCTATAAGCGAAGTTTTTCATCTTCCAGAACAGAGGGATATGAtctacaaaagcctagaaggagccaagtcTATCTACAAAGATGATCCTGATACATGTATAAACtttatcaataagaattggttactcaagagtaggtCTCGTCTAAATAAGATACCCAATATGCCtcacagaattgatttccaagaggaattcgaggacttgataaccatgctcaatcaAATTGTAGGTGCTTCCCAAGCCTTCTTTTTCGACAGATGGATGTTCCTCTTTATACAAGTGATCGTTCAAGGGAAAGGAATGTTCAACTGGGCCAGGATTATTAGCAACAACCTAGATGTGCAGTTGAAGAGGCtagtccctactaagtcattccacatgagttcatatgttatatattctttaGCCAGAtgctttgaatatgcaggactaccacacagaggagttgttgggagaggaccCAGAGAGATAATAGTATGTGATTCTTATGCTCAATTGCATCATCCACCTAAGAGTTACTACAAGCTAGTCAACGATACTTTCACAATGCATGTCACCAGGACATTACAAGGAGGGATGCACCATCGCTATCTCTAG